Proteins from a genomic interval of Lolium perenne isolate Kyuss_39 chromosome 1, Kyuss_2.0, whole genome shotgun sequence:
- the LOC127327388 gene encoding myb-related protein Hv33, giving the protein MGRLSSGVQQQPKLRKGLWSPEEDEKLYNHIIRHGVGCWSSVPRLAGLHRCGKSCRLRWINYLRPDLKRGSFSAQEEDHIVALHEILGNRWSQIASHLPGRTDNEIKNFWNSCVKKKLRQQGIDPATHKPIALDIGALPDTTEDEDHKPLVAADGPAVLKQSALFDPFPVCADFDAGFGADGLGAANVAALYGQFIGGAKDDDAGFGAADYSSVLDVSENLGYGGESSSNSSNWNEVGSVLDAGDALHWAKTEPFAEMDQLQQHSGYGGGSLPNFDFNLEYF; this is encoded by the exons ATGGGACGTCTGTCTAGCGGCGTGCAGCAGCAGCCCAAGCTCCGCAAGGGgctgtggtcgccggaggaggacgaGAAGCTGTACAACCACATCATCCGCCACGGCGTCGGCTGCTGGAGCTCCGTGCCCAGGCTGGCCGGGCTGCACCGCTGCGGCAAGAGCTGCCGCCTGCGCTGGATCAACTACCTCCGCCCCGACCTCAAGCGCGGCAGCTTCTCGGCGCAGGAGGAGGACCACATCGTCGCGCTCCACGAGATACTAGGCAACAG GTGGTCGCAGATCGCGTCGCATTTGCCGGGACGGACAGACAACGAGATCAAGAACTTCTGGAACAGCTGCGTCAAGAAGAAGCTCCGGCAGCAGGGCATCGACCCCGCCACGCACAAGCCCATCGCCCTCGACATCGGGGCACTGCCGGACACCACCGAAGACGAAGACCACAAGCCGCTCGTTGCCGCGGACGGCCCAGCAGTTCTGAAGCAGTCGGCGCTGTTCGACCCGTTTCCGGTGTGCGCCGACTTCGACGCCGGGTTCGGAGCCGACGGCCTCGGCGCGGCGAACGTTGCCGCATTGTACGGTCAGTTCATCGGCGGTGCCAAGGATGACGACGCCGGGTTCGGCGCCGCCGACTACAGCAGCGTGCTGGACGTGTCGGAGAACCTGGGGTACGGCGGGGAGAGCTCCAGCAACAGCAGCAACTGGAACGAGGTGGGCAGCGTGCTGGACGCCGGCGACGCGCTGCACTGGGCCAAGACGGAGCCCTTCGCGGAGATGGATCAGCTGCAGCAGCACAGCGGGTACGGAGGAGGATCGCTGCCCAATTTCGATTTCAACTTGGAGTATTTCTGA